In Candidatus Methylomirabilis sp., the sequence CGAAGGCCTCGTCCCGCTCCTCGCTCTCGCCGCCCAGGGTCAGGTCGTAGCCGAGGGGCAGCGAGAGGCCGGCACGGGCGGGGGCACGCGCCGGGGTGCCCAGACCGAGGAGCCCCTTCACGCGATCGACCAGGCCCGGCGAGGGCTTGGCCTGCGCCGGGCCCTGCAGGCGCTCCCGCACGTCCCGCACGGCGTCGATCACGAGCCTCCCGCTCACGTCTGCCTGGACGATCACGCTGCGGCGGCCGTCGCGGCGGCCGATCCGGGCGAAGTCCTGCTCCTGGCGCACCTCGGCCACCTCGCCGAAGGGCACCATGGCGCCGGTCTGTGAAGGCACGTAGAGCCGGGTGAGGTCCGAGATCTCCTTGAAGGTGCCCTTCTTGACGCGGACCACCAGGGGCATCTCCTCCTTGGCGCCGCGGAACGTGCTGGCCGTCTCGCCGTTGAGGGCCATGAGCAGCGTGCGGGCGAAGGAGAGGGTGTCCACGCCGAGGCGGCCGGCCTTCTCCCGGTCGAACTTCATGGAGAGGCGGGGGATCCGGTCGCCCAGGGTGTCCCGCAGGTCCACCACGCCGGGCACGTCCTGGATCCGATCCTTCACCTGCCGGGCCAGGTCCGCCAGGACCTGGAGGTCGTCCCCCGCGATGCGGATCTGGATGGCGGCGCCGGCCTGGGGTCCTTGTTGCAGGACCTTGGTCTGGACGGTGGCACCCGAGACCTGGCGCAGGCGCTCCTGGAGCCCGTCCACGTAGGCATCAGTCGACCCCTCGAAGGAGTCCTTGAGGTTCACCACGAGCTGGGCGTAACTGGGGTTCTCGTCCTCCGGCTCCTCGCTGTAGTAGACGCGGGGGCTTCCCCGGCCGATGTTGGCGGTGAAGTCGCGGATCTGCTCTTCCTTGCCCAGGAGGTCCTCCACCTGGCGCACCACCCCGTCCGTGGTGTCGATGTTGGCGTCGGTGGGGAGCCTGACGTGGATGAGGAACAGCTTCTTGTCCGCCTTGGGGAAATACTCGATCCCGAGCTTGGGGATGGCCCAGAGGGCGATGATGAAGGCCAGCACGGCGGGGCCCAGGGTCAGGAACTTGTGGCGCAGGGAGAACTTGGCGATGCCGGTGTAGAAGTCGAGGAGGCGGGACTGTCTGTCCTCCCCCCCGTCCTTCTTCCCGTGGTGGGACTCCGGCCAGCGCTTCCACATCGCGTAGCACAGCAGCGGCACCACGGTGACGGCCACGAACAGGGAGGCCAGGAGCGAGTAGACGACCGCCACCGGCATGCTGAACAGGAAGTCGCCGATGATCCCGGTGAGGTAGAGCATGGGCAGGAAGGCGGCGATGGTGGTGAAGGTGGCGGAGGCTATGGGCCAGGCGACCTCGCCGACGCCCTTGGACACCGCGCTGACCAGCGACTCCCCCTCCTCCAGCTTGCCCTCGACGGCCTCCACCACGACCAGGCTGGCGTCCACCACCAGGCCCAGGGCCAGGACCAGGCCGAAGATCGACATCTGGTGGAGGTCGATGGAGGTGGCGTACATGATGCTGAACGTGATGAGGACCGAGAGCGGGATGGACACGGACACCACGAGGGCCTGGCGCAGCCCCAGGAAGAACCATACCGAACAGATGACCAGCAGGCCTCCGCTCCAGGCGTTGCTCCCCAGGTCGCCCAGGAGCTGGGCCACGCTCTGGCCGCGGTCGTTGATGGTCATCACCTCCATGCCCGGGGGGAGGATCTTCCGCATCTCGTCGACCTTCTCCCGCACCCGCTCCGACACCCAGATCGTGTTGGTCTTCTCCTTCTTGCGGACCGTGAGGAGCACGGCGGGCTTGCGGTCGGTGCGGACGATGTAGCGGAAGTCCTCGAACCCCTCGCTGACCTCCGCCACGTCCCGCAGGTGGATCACCGAATCGCCGACGGCCCCGATCACGGTGCTGCCGACGGATTCCGGAGTGTCGAACTCGTTGGGAGTGCGGAGGAGGTACCGCCGGGTCCCCACGTCGAGTTTGCCCGCCGGGATGCCGGCGT encodes:
- a CDS encoding efflux RND transporter permease subunit, whose product is MTTKAQGSPPPPTEPPSGFGGSLVRYYRLYILVVLAILAHGITSFILLPRTEDPEFDSTESRIITLYPGVEAREVETQVTRRLEDAIDELEGIRTIESTSYAGLSLIKIRISDDAVPTDVVKDIREKVRDSTKDLPQGVKEPIVIVLNTAFIPVSIVSLTGPPDYRLLEDWSETLRKTLALVEDVAAVQVEGLPERQLLVNVDNERLSQVRIPLTRMRDVLTLENAGIPAGKLDVGTRRYLLRTPNEFDTPESVGSTVIGAVGDSVIHLRDVAEVSEGFEDFRYIVRTDRKPAVLLTVRKKEKTNTIWVSERVREKVDEMRKILPPGMEVMTINDRGQSVAQLLGDLGSNAWSGGLLVICSVWFFLGLRQALVVSVSIPLSVLITFSIMYATSIDLHQMSIFGLVLALGLVVDASLVVVEAVEGKLEEGESLVSAVSKGVGEVAWPIASATFTTIAAFLPMLYLTGIIGDFLFSMPVAVVYSLLASLFVAVTVVPLLCYAMWKRWPESHHGKKDGGEDRQSRLLDFYTGIAKFSLRHKFLTLGPAVLAFIIALWAIPKLGIEYFPKADKKLFLIHVRLPTDANIDTTDGVVRQVEDLLGKEEQIRDFTANIGRGSPRVYYSEEPEDENPSYAQLVVNLKDSFEGSTDAYVDGLQERLRQVSGATVQTKVLQQGPQAGAAIQIRIAGDDLQVLADLARQVKDRIQDVPGVVDLRDTLGDRIPRLSMKFDREKAGRLGVDTLSFARTLLMALNGETASTFRGAKEEMPLVVRVKKGTFKEISDLTRLYVPSQTGAMVPFGEVAEVRQEQDFARIGRRDGRRSVIVQADVSGRLVIDAVRDVRERLQGPAQAKPSPGLVDRVKGLLGLGTPARAPARAGLSLPLGYDLTLGGESEERDEAFAALGRAMIVGFLLIYAILALEFNSFVQPIVIILTIPLGVVGSVLGLWVMGYPFGFMAFIGIVGQSGVVITDAIVLCDYANYLQREGGKGMYESLLLAGRRRMRPVILTSVTDVVGLIPPMIWGGSLWAPLSTAMAWGLGTSTILVLLILPCMYAVLVRPREGRRKLRLLSRLVGR